In Silene latifolia isolate original U9 population chromosome X, ASM4854445v1, whole genome shotgun sequence, the following proteins share a genomic window:
- the LOC141618707 gene encoding protein FAR1-RELATED SEQUENCE 5-like, whose product MQIIDDINDSLKHNGVQPDRQELCREVEKRFTPYIGQEFGGVADAVTFYKIYAIACGFDARRYTTKKWHGCEIKSKLVICNREGFAHKTPSKDRDDGLVGENSQRIFRVTTVGCKSRIRLYIKNGLLLIDRFHEGHNHDLISLKDREFQKLSRNITDYHKMIIVSNSRLKIGATKTYRICKEQVNGFENIGASLNDFKNFHRDVKCFIHERDGQLFVDQFKEMTETRIGFYFDYDLDDDGDLVGPYGRASLAARDIYKFFGDAVSFDPTYSTNKYYMVFTPFTGVDHHKRSVTFCRALIARKDYESFNWVFSRFLQAMGGKELEYIITDKDPGIIKSVALVFKTARQLFCMWHIMNKMPSKFGVSRSDYNDFMCKINDIIWDDELEAAEFDGIWEQIIEDNGVGVNDWFADTHAIRGQWVMVHCRDLRMASIMRTTQRSESENSFFKRFEHNSGTLVKFWMRFESAMDQQRHKQKQLDNMDKHLSATASTHLALEIHGAKVYTYSAFQKFKEEAIFSIDTCRTGGFTERDELEVTIVKDSSRKKNFEVAYSPGTRKASSSCTMFERTGILCRHIIWIFSASGIKTIPEDYVVNRWMKEYLR is encoded by the exons ATGCAAATAATAGACGACAtcaatg ACTCGCTAAAACATAATGGAGTTCAACCTGACAGGCAGGAGCTGTGTAGGGAGGTCGAGAAGAGGTTTACACCGTACATTGGGCAGGAGTTTGGGGGGGTTGCGGACGCGGTGACTTTTTATAAGATATACGccattgcttgtgggtttgatgCGCGTAGGTACACAACAAAAAAATGGCATGGCTGTGAGATCAAGTCAAAGCTCGTCATCTGCAATCGAGAAGGTTTCGCTCACAAAACGCCCAGTAAAGATCGGGATGACGGACTGGTTGGGGAGAACTCACAGAGGATATTCAGGGTCACTACAGTGGGGTGTAAATCGAGGATACGACTATATATTAAGAATGGTCTTTTATTAATTGACCGGTTCCACGAGGGTCACAATCACGATCTTATCTCACTTAAGGACAGAGAGTTCCAGAAATTGTCGCGTAACATAACAGATTATCACAAGATGATAATCGTTTCGAACTCAAGG ctgaagataggagcaacAAAGACATACAGAATCTGCAAAGAACAAGTGAATGGATTCGAGAACATTGGAGCAAGCTtgaatgattttaagaacttccataggGATGTTAAATGTTTCATTCACGAACGGGATGGTCAGTTGTTTGTTGACCAATTCAAGGAAATGACTGAAACAAGAATAGGTTTCTACTTTGACTATGACCTTGACGATGATGGCGACCTCGTAGGGCCATATGGGCGGGCCAGTCTTGCCGCCCGAGATATATACAAATTTTTTGGTGATGCGGTGTCATTCGACCCAACTTACTCCACCAATAAGTATTATATGGTATTCACACCATTCACAGGTGTTGACCACCATAAACGATCTGTGACGTTCTGTAGGGCTCTAATTGCAAGGAAAGATTATGAGTCATTTAATTGGGTTTTCAGCCGGTTTTTACAAGCAATGGGGGGTAAGGAACTCGAGTACATAATTACAGATAAGGACCCAGGTATTATCAAATCTGTTGCTCTTGTTTTCAAGACAGCGCGCCAACTGTTCTGTATGTGGCATATTATGAACAAAATGCCCAGTAAGTTTGGTGTCTCTAGGAGTGATTATAATGACTTCATGTGTAAAATTAatgacattatatgggacgatgaGCTTGAAGCAGCAGAATTTGATGGTATCTGGGAGCAAATAATTGAAGATAATGGTGTTGGCGTAAATGATTGGTTTGCAGATACGCATGCTATAAGGGGACAGTGGGTGATGGTGCATTGCAGAGATTTGAGGATGGCGTCGATTATGAGGACGactcaaagatcagagagcgaaaatagctTTTTCAAGAGGTTTGAGCATAATTCAGGAACATTGGTtaagttttggatgcgttttgagagCGCTATGGACCAACAAAGACATAAACAGAAGCAACTTGACAACATGGATAAGCACTTGTCCGCAACGGCGTCAACACATCTGGCATTAGAGATTCATGGTGCAAAGGTGTACACCTATTCAGCTTTCCAGAAATTCAAAGAAGAAGCCATCTTCTCAATTGATACATGTAGAACAGGAGGTTTCACTGAGAGAGACGAGCTAGAGGTAACTATTGTCAAAGATTCATCCAGGAAGAAGAATTTTGAAGTTGCATACAGTCCAG GTACTCGTAAAGCAAGCAGCAGTTGTACGATGTTTGAAAGAACCGGAATCCTATGCCGCCATATAATATGGATTTTTTCAGCAAGTGGGATAAAGACTATACCAGAAGATTATGTTGTAAATAGATGGATGAAAGAGTATCTCCGATAA
- the LOC141621636 gene encoding peroxidase 6-like, whose product MAGLSSQKMVIKTLISLLILHLLQILDVRAKQKEPILTTDYYKKTCPRFEDIVNQHVTSKQSEMPTTAAAVVRVFFHDCMIDGCDGSTLVASNAFNPKAERDAEINLSLPGDAFDLVTRIKTALELHCPGIVSCTDILAISTRNLVKMTGGPFYEIKLGRKDGLISQASRVAGNLARPNMTITQIIDQFKNKGFTIQEMVALVGAHTIGFSHCKEFSNRIFNYGKNEAIDPKMNPKYAEGLRKLCANYSKDPTMAAFNDVMTPGKFDNMYYRNLQRGLGLLATDQAMSDDPRTKAIVDLYASNETAFFNDFAKAMEKVSVFQILTGNDGEVRHKCDQFNSFKETRN is encoded by the exons ATGGCGGGATTATCATCGCAAAAGATGGTTATCAAGACATTAATCTCACTTCTAATCCTCCACCTCCTTCAAATACTTGACGTGCGTGCCAAGCAAAAGGAACCAATCCTAACCACAGATTACTACAAGAAAACATGCCCTCGCTTCGAAGACATAGTAAATCAACACGTGACATCCAAACAATCGGAGATGCCAACCACGGCTGCAGCCGTCGTACGTGTTTTCTTCCACGACTGCATGATTGACGGGTGTGATGGGTCTACGCTGGTGGCGTCAAATGCGTTCAACCCGAAGGCCGAGAGGGATGCCGAAATTAATCTGTCGCTGCCAGGCGATGCTTTCGATCTAGTGACCCGTATTAAGACCGCCCTTGAGCTGCATTGTCCTGGCATTGTGTCATGTACGGACATTCTTGCTATTTCCACTCGTAACCTTGTTAAGATGACTGGTGGTCCTTTTTATGAGATTAAACTTGGTCGTAAGGATGGACTTATATCTCAG GCTTCAAGGGTGGCAGGCAACTTAGCCCGACCAAACATGACCATAACCCAAATCATAGATCAATTCAAGAACAAAGGGTTCACCATCCAGGAGATGGTTGCCCTTGTAGGGGCCCACACAATTGGATTCTCCCATTGTAAAGAATTCAGCAATAGGATCTTCAACTATGGAAAGAATGAAGctattgacccgaaaatgaacCCGAAATATGCCGAGGGACTAAGGAAGTTATGTGCCAACTACAGCAAGGACCCAACCATGGCAGCCTTCAACGATGTAATGACACCTGGCAAGTTTGACAACATGTATTACCGTAACTTGCAGCGTGGACTGGGACTATTGGCTACGGACCAGGCCATGTCGGATGACCCGAGAACCAAGGCGATTGTGGACTTATATGCATCAAATGAGACAGCTTTCTTTAATGACTTTGCTAAGGCAATGGAGAAGGTTAGCGTCTTTCAGATTTTGACTGGTAATGATGGTGAGGTTAGACACAAATGTGATCAGTTCAACAGTTTTAAAGAAACTCGAAATTAA